The following are encoded in a window of Oncorhynchus mykiss isolate Arlee chromosome Y, USDA_OmykA_1.1, whole genome shotgun sequence genomic DNA:
- the LOC110509374 gene encoding RDS/peripherin-like protein xRDS35, translating into MVLMKMKFPFEKRVKLAQGLWLLSWMATLAGAFTFTLGCFLKTELRRRAEVMDNTEIHAVPNTLMIVGLASLGINYFAGRMCQDALDAGRFPRWKTFMQPYWGVSLLFTLLMLMAVIMSYAMKGNLESSLKIGLKNGIRFYKDTDTPGRCFQKQNIDRLQMEFRCCGNTDFKDWFEVQWISNRYLDFSSKEVKDRVKSNVDGRYLFDGVPFSCCNPSSPRPCIQDRLTNNSAHYSYEHQTEELNIYIRGCREALVNYYMGLMNTIGAGVLSVFLLQSSVLVSLRYLQTTMEALAGQENTEIETEGYLLEKGVKETIMEYVTPVLVFLQLNQVGSEDTEA; encoded by the exons ATGGTGCTGATGAAGATGAAGTTCCCTTTTGAGAAGAGGGTGAAGCTGGCCCAGGGGCTGTGGCTGCTCTCCTGGATGGCCACACTGGCCGGAGCGTTCACCTTCACCCTGGGCTGCTTCCTCAAGACCGAACTCCGCAGGAGGGCAGAG GTAATGGACAACACAGAGATCCATGCTGTGCCCAACACCCTGATGATAGTGGGTCTGGCCTCTCTGGGTATCAACTACTTCGCAGGCCGTATGTGCCAGGATGCGCTGGATGCCGGACGCTTTCCCCGCTGGAAAACCTTCATGCAACCCTACTGGGGTGTTTCCCTCCTCTTCACCCTGCTCATGTTGATGGCTGTGATCATGAGCTATGCCATGAAGGGGAACCTGGAGTCCTCCCTGAAGATTGGCCTGAAGAACGGCATCCGCTTCTACAAGGACACAGATACCCCCGGCCGCTGCTTCCAGAAGCAGAACATTGACCGCCTGCAGATGGAGTTCCGTTGCTGCGGAAACACCGACTTCAAGGACTGGTTCGAGGTCCAGTGGATCAGCAACCGCTACCTAGACTTTAGCTCTAAGGAAGTGAAGGA ccGTGTTAAGAGCAATGTGGATGGGCGTTACCTGTTTGATGGGGTCCCTTTCAGCTGCTGCAACCCCAGTTCCCCAAGACCCTGCATCCAGGACCGCCTCACCAACAACTCAGCCCACTACAGCTATGAGCACCAGACCGAGGAGCTCAACATCTACATCCGCGGCTGCAGGGAAGCTCTAGTCAACTACTACATGGGCCTGATGAACACTATTGGTGCTGGGgtcctgtctgtcttcctgctgCAG TCATCTGTGCTGGTAAGTCTGCGATACCTGCAGACAACCATGGAAGCGTTGGCAGGGCAGGAGAACACTGAGATTGAGACTGAGGGCTACCTGCTGGAGAAAGGGGTGAAGGAGACGATCATGGAGTATGTGACTCCTGTACTGGTTTTCCTTCAGCTGAACCAGGTGGGCAGTGAAGACACTGAAGCTTAG